A window of Calditerrivibrio sp. contains these coding sequences:
- a CDS encoding SurA N-terminal domain-containing protein has protein sequence MLRHFRNQKKVLSIFLWIVIASFIGTIFLVWGVGGKSGQKTYAIKINNHVVSFNEYKSAYESISNTYKQIFGTNIDAKIISKQVTDELIAKYLLLDEANRLKIPVTDAEVLEEIKKTPAFSVNGQFDKNRYLEVLRLNGLTPEAFENEIRVNILLTKMKSFIATTVYVNDAEILKEYRMRNKSAEISYIKVTPSQFLNDVKVDDKSLEKFYLDNKNQFLEPTKIKVRYVEFSPNMVKFTDNLSEQELQSYYLKNKDKYNQTEQIKARHILIKIDNFQDNTSLSKALSKAEDIYKKAKSGAKFEDLAREFSDDISKNNGGDLGFVKRGMMVKEFEDALFALKEGEISKPVKTPFGYHIIKNEKYIPNKTFTYEDVKEQIKKELSSERFNTIYRQEVQTKYKEIQSAGNISAYTLKNKDALNVKESDYITEADNTTFIPADIKSELLKMEKSELSSIYTINGKYYIFEIADKINPTVPPLDKIKENVKKAFIEQEAFNIAKKKSEEAVKKQNIEEAAKYLNLQIQNLPPFRKIDPIPTIGINSTITEAIFNTKSPGMVSKPLQHGNDFYVIFVKNFIPATDEKLTEQKASISQYLLNLKQTEAYNSYLAKLKKDAKIDISSNLIE, from the coding sequence ATGTTAAGACATTTCAGAAATCAGAAAAAGGTTTTATCTATTTTTTTGTGGATAGTAATTGCTTCCTTCATCGGTACAATCTTTTTAGTCTGGGGGGTAGGTGGTAAAAGTGGACAAAAAACCTATGCCATTAAGATAAACAACCATGTAGTCAGCTTTAATGAATACAAATCCGCATACGAAAGTATATCCAACACCTACAAACAGATATTTGGAACAAACATAGATGCAAAGATAATATCCAAACAGGTCACTGATGAATTGATAGCTAAATATCTGCTCTTAGATGAAGCAAACAGACTCAAGATACCTGTGACCGATGCCGAAGTCCTCGAGGAGATCAAAAAAACCCCTGCCTTTTCTGTAAATGGACAATTTGACAAAAATCGTTATTTAGAGGTTTTAAGACTAAACGGTCTAACCCCAGAAGCCTTTGAAAATGAGATAAGGGTCAACATTCTCCTTACCAAGATGAAAAGTTTTATTGCCACTACCGTTTACGTAAATGATGCAGAGATACTTAAAGAATATAGAATGCGCAATAAATCGGCAGAGATATCCTATATCAAAGTAACCCCATCCCAGTTTTTAAACGATGTAAAAGTAGACGATAAATCGCTGGAAAAATTCTATCTCGATAACAAAAATCAGTTTTTAGAACCTACAAAGATCAAAGTGAGGTACGTGGAGTTCTCACCAAATATGGTTAAATTCACAGATAACCTTTCGGAACAAGAGCTCCAGAGCTATTACCTAAAAAACAAAGACAAATACAATCAAACAGAACAGATAAAAGCAAGGCATATACTGATCAAAATAGACAACTTTCAGGACAACACTTCATTATCAAAAGCCCTCTCAAAAGCAGAAGACATATATAAAAAAGCTAAAAGCGGTGCAAAATTTGAAGACCTGGCAAGGGAATTCTCGGATGATATTTCAAAAAACAATGGGGGTGATCTCGGTTTTGTTAAAAGGGGGATGATGGTAAAAGAGTTTGAAGATGCTCTTTTTGCTCTCAAAGAAGGTGAAATTAGTAAACCTGTCAAAACCCCTTTTGGCTATCACATTATAAAAAATGAGAAGTACATCCCAAACAAAACCTTCACCTACGAAGATGTCAAAGAACAGATAAAGAAAGAGCTTTCAAGCGAAAGATTTAATACAATCTATAGACAAGAGGTCCAGACAAAATACAAAGAGATACAATCTGCCGGTAACATATCCGCCTATACACTGAAAAATAAAGATGCTCTAAACGTAAAGGAATCCGATTACATAACCGAAGCCGACAACACCACCTTTATACCAGCTGACATCAAATCTGAGTTATTAAAAATGGAAAAGTCCGAATTATCATCAATTTACACTATAAATGGCAAATATTACATTTTTGAAATAGCTGATAAGATAAACCCCACAGTTCCCCCACTTGATAAGATCAAAGAAAATGTAAAAAAGGCTTTTATAGAACAGGAGGCATTCAATATAGCAAAAAAGAAATCCGAAGAAGCTGTCAAAAAGCAAAACATAGAAGAAGCAGCTAAGTATCTCAACCTTCAAATTCAAAACCTTCCTCCTTTCCGAAAGATCGACCCTATTCCTACCATCGGTATAAACAGTACCATCACTGAGGCGATCTTTAATACGAAATCACCAGGTATGGTGTCAAAACCTTTACAACACGGTAACGACTTTTATGTTATCT